One genomic segment of Actinoplanes ianthinogenes includes these proteins:
- a CDS encoding PaaI family thioesterase translates to MEGQALIHRREAITELGDALRTLVEHATTTEAPTGELLRAAAEIRDVIDRLGERVRGHATLSRADDLLGGIRMYNPVIGPGSALAPPLHIEVVDGTAIGRCTLGMAFEGPPMFAHGGVSAMLLDQILGHAVVASGNPGMTVRLDTGYHAPVPLLTPLRLTADVRDVDGRRVTATGVIATEADPGTALVTATGTFVGLRADQVQRLFGQVSAPARP, encoded by the coding sequence ATGGAGGGACAGGCTCTGATCCATCGACGTGAGGCCATCACCGAGCTCGGCGACGCGCTGCGGACACTGGTCGAGCACGCCACCACCACCGAGGCGCCGACCGGCGAGCTGCTGCGCGCCGCCGCCGAGATCCGCGACGTCATCGACCGGCTGGGCGAGCGGGTGCGCGGCCACGCCACCCTGTCCCGCGCCGACGACCTGCTCGGCGGCATCCGGATGTACAACCCGGTCATCGGCCCGGGCAGCGCCCTCGCGCCGCCGCTGCACATCGAGGTGGTGGACGGGACGGCGATCGGCCGGTGCACGCTCGGGATGGCCTTCGAGGGCCCGCCGATGTTCGCGCACGGCGGCGTCAGCGCCATGCTGCTCGACCAGATCCTGGGGCATGCCGTGGTCGCCTCCGGCAACCCCGGCATGACCGTGCGCCTGGACACCGGCTATCACGCGCCGGTGCCGCTGCTGACGCCGCTGCGGCTGACCGCCGACGTGCGCGACGTCGACGGCCGCCGGGTGACCGCGACCGGTGTCATCGCCACCGAGGCCGACCCGGGCACCGCCCTGGTGACGGCCACCGGGACCTTCGTCGGCCTGCGCGCCGACCAGGTCCAGCGTTTGTTCGGCCAGGTCAGCGCACCCGCTCGGCCTTGA
- the pdxY gene encoding pyridoxal kinase PdxY, with protein MKVLSIQSAVAHGHVGNSAAVFPLQRIGVEVVPVHTVNFSNHTGYGAWRGPLIPPPDVAEVLLGVEERGVFPEIDAVLSGYQGGVGIGDVIIDAVRRVKAANPEAVYACDPVMGNAKSGCFVAPEIPELLRDRVVPVADIITPNQFELGFLTGTEPSTIESTLASADLARAMGPSTVLVTSVERPDRPAGTIEMLVVDGTGAWLVSTPYLPFKANGSGDVTAALFTAHYVATKDAALSLERTVSSVFDLLDTTHRSGERELRLIQAQEFYATPRMQFKAERVR; from the coding sequence ATGAAGGTTCTGTCCATCCAGTCGGCGGTCGCCCACGGGCACGTCGGGAACTCCGCGGCCGTCTTCCCGCTTCAGCGCATCGGTGTCGAGGTCGTGCCGGTCCACACGGTGAACTTCTCCAACCACACCGGCTACGGCGCCTGGCGCGGGCCGCTCATCCCGCCGCCGGACGTGGCCGAGGTCCTGCTCGGCGTCGAGGAGCGGGGCGTGTTCCCGGAGATCGACGCCGTGCTCTCCGGGTATCAGGGCGGGGTGGGCATCGGCGACGTCATCATCGACGCGGTGCGCCGGGTGAAGGCCGCCAACCCCGAGGCGGTCTACGCCTGCGACCCGGTCATGGGCAACGCCAAGTCCGGCTGTTTCGTCGCGCCGGAGATCCCCGAGCTGCTGCGCGACCGGGTGGTGCCGGTCGCCGACATCATCACGCCGAACCAGTTCGAGCTGGGGTTCCTGACCGGCACCGAGCCGAGCACCATCGAGTCGACCCTGGCGTCGGCCGACCTGGCCCGGGCCATGGGCCCGTCGACCGTGCTGGTGACCAGCGTGGAGCGGCCCGACCGGCCGGCGGGCACCATCGAGATGCTGGTGGTGGACGGCACGGGCGCGTGGCTGGTGAGCACGCCGTACCTGCCGTTCAAGGCCAACGGGTCGGGTGACGTCACGGCCGCCCTGTTCACCGCGCACTACGTCGCGACCAAGGACGCCGCCCTGTCGCTGGAGCGGACCGTCTCCAGCGTGTTCGACCTGCTCGACACCACCCACCGCTCCGGCGAGCGCGAGCTGCGGCTGATCCAGGCGCAGGAGTTTTACGCCACGCCGCGCATGCAGTTCAAGGCCGAGCGGGTGCGCTGA
- a CDS encoding carboxymuconolactone decarboxylase family protein — translation MAYIDLGVDEKSFPGITGPMAFRPETAKPLNELAEVLLRAPNSLPAAERELIAAYVSGLNECVFCCSSHTAFAVAQYAAADVTDGASIVAQARADLDTAPIPAKLKALLRIAGAVQQTGRAVTPELVDAARATGATDVELHDTVLIAAAFCMFNRYVDGLGTFAPQAPEDYTPMAHRIVEQGYGIPQVR, via the coding sequence ATGGCCTATATCGATCTCGGCGTGGACGAGAAGAGCTTCCCGGGCATCACCGGGCCGATGGCGTTCCGGCCGGAGACCGCGAAGCCACTCAACGAGCTGGCCGAGGTGCTGCTGCGGGCGCCGAACTCGCTGCCGGCCGCGGAGCGCGAGCTGATCGCGGCGTACGTGTCCGGCCTCAACGAGTGCGTCTTCTGCTGCTCCTCGCACACCGCGTTCGCGGTCGCCCAATACGCCGCCGCGGACGTCACCGACGGCGCCTCGATCGTGGCGCAGGCCCGCGCCGACCTGGACACCGCGCCGATCCCGGCGAAGCTGAAGGCGCTGCTGCGGATCGCCGGCGCCGTCCAGCAGACCGGCCGCGCGGTCACCCCGGAGCTGGTCGACGCCGCCCGGGCGACCGGCGCCACCGACGTCGAGCTGCACGACACGGTGCTGATCGCGGCCGCGTTCTGCATGTTCAACCGCTACGTCGACGGGCTCGGCACGTTCGCGCCCCAGGCGCCCGAGGACTACACGCCGATGGCCCACCGGATCGTCGAGCAGGGGTACGGCATCCCGCAGGTGCGCTGA
- a CDS encoding CinY protein: protein MGGERMGRAAAALVLAIVPGFGTIDGGGQHREHERITRAAVACRTAAEHGAACFAPRSMDQLAGHERKFGGVGSPDSTEISDPAAHCDDADYLAGGYPRTRDQATAALLRCVDHLRGRFTEAVRAAGGVLDDDGRIIDAQVDLGTDCELSPKAEPRAKCKALEAFGRALHGAQDFYSHSNWSDEADPDRQPGADNPPGLDLPAPSAVLDLRGTGKPTVPGELSTGCFVLDDSIPGTGACANRITHAALNKDNGIVDPDTGDTTDPTTPRGIVRTNFAKAVTGAIVETRHQWEELQAALKQTYGAKEGALIACALTHDDPAECRAQNSTTVRRVLAGSGILLAGLGIGVYQRRRSRR, encoded by the coding sequence ATGGGCGGCGAGCGGATGGGACGAGCGGCGGCGGCCCTCGTGCTCGCGATCGTCCCCGGGTTCGGCACCATCGACGGCGGCGGCCAGCACCGGGAACACGAGCGGATCACCCGCGCCGCGGTCGCCTGCCGGACCGCCGCCGAGCACGGCGCCGCGTGCTTCGCGCCACGGTCGATGGACCAGCTCGCCGGCCACGAGCGCAAGTTCGGCGGCGTCGGTTCCCCGGACAGCACCGAGATCTCCGACCCGGCCGCGCACTGCGACGACGCCGACTACCTCGCCGGTGGCTACCCGCGCACCCGCGACCAGGCCACCGCGGCGCTGCTGCGCTGCGTCGACCACCTGCGCGGCCGCTTCACGGAGGCGGTCCGGGCCGCCGGCGGCGTGCTCGACGACGACGGCCGGATCATCGACGCGCAGGTCGATCTCGGCACCGACTGCGAGCTGTCCCCGAAGGCCGAGCCGCGGGCCAAGTGCAAGGCGCTGGAGGCCTTCGGCCGCGCGCTGCACGGCGCCCAGGACTTCTACTCACACAGCAACTGGTCCGACGAGGCCGACCCGGACCGGCAGCCCGGCGCCGACAACCCGCCGGGTCTGGACCTGCCCGCCCCGAGCGCGGTCCTCGACCTGCGTGGCACCGGCAAACCCACGGTGCCCGGCGAACTGTCCACCGGCTGCTTCGTCCTCGACGACAGCATCCCCGGCACCGGAGCCTGCGCGAACCGGATCACCCACGCCGCCCTCAACAAGGACAACGGCATCGTCGATCCGGACACCGGCGACACGACCGATCCCACCACCCCGCGCGGCATCGTGCGCACCAACTTCGCCAAGGCGGTGACGGGCGCGATCGTCGAGACCCGGCACCAGTGGGAGGAGCTTCAGGCCGCCCTGAAGCAGACCTACGGCGCGAAGGAGGGCGCTCTGATCGCGTGCGCCCTGACCCACGACGACCCGGCGGAGTGCCGCGCGCAGAACTCCACCACTGTGCGCCGGGTCCTCGCCGGCAGCGGGATCCTCCTCGCCGGCCTCGGCATCGGGGTCTATCAGCGCCGGAGATCGCGGCGGTGA